One genomic window of Candidatus Hydrogenedentota bacterium includes the following:
- a CDS encoding ATP-binding protein, with protein MSRPFFEEEFPSTFDAMTRTLDNAVGALREGDWIQDTHVPCIRLCLEEALVNAVRHGNKSDASRRVHLAMSARGDQCVIQVCDEGGGFCVDQVALPESDQLGGRGICLIRHYMDNVRFDTAAHCLEMSFRRKAC; from the coding sequence GTGAGCAGGCCCTTTTTCGAAGAAGAGTTTCCGAGCACCTTCGACGCCATGACGCGGACCCTCGATAACGCCGTGGGCGCGCTGCGCGAAGGCGATTGGATCCAGGATACGCACGTCCCCTGTATCCGCCTCTGTCTCGAAGAAGCCCTGGTAAACGCCGTGCGGCACGGCAATAAGAGTGACGCCAGCCGGCGCGTGCACCTCGCGATGTCCGCCCGTGGCGATCAGTGCGTCATTCAGGTATGTGACGAAGGCGGCGGCTTCTGTGTGGATCAGGTGGCGCTTCCGGAAAGCGACCAGCTGGGCGGGCGGGGGATTTGTCTTATTCGCCATTACATGGACAACGTGCGTTTTGACACCGCGGCGCACTGTCTCGAGATGTCGTTCCGGCGCAAGGCCTGTTAG
- a CDS encoding STAS domain-containing protein, translating to MSGEAREQIVEFSDQGRVNVGTVRTSSVLSTINVVEFGNEVIAYIEARPGINLLLNFENVDYLSSAVLTELLRINKAIEAAKGQLRLCGVSKVIMEVFQITNLDKMFTIYHDDLSGGLRRFERALDVAAEEAAWNDPL from the coding sequence ATGAGTGGAGAAGCCAGGGAACAAATCGTCGAGTTTTCGGATCAGGGCCGCGTAAACGTCGGCACCGTCCGGACCTCAAGCGTGCTCAGCACCATCAACGTCGTGGAATTCGGGAACGAAGTCATCGCCTACATCGAAGCCCGCCCGGGCATCAACCTGCTCCTGAATTTCGAGAACGTCGATTACCTCTCCAGCGCGGTCCTCACGGAACTCCTGCGCATCAACAAGGCGATTGAAGCCGCGAAGGGCCAGCTCCGGCTCTGCGGCGTCTCGAAGGTCATCATGGAAGTCTTCCAGATCACCAACCTCGACAAAATGTTCACCATCTACCACGACGACCTCTCCGGAGGGCTCCGCCGCTTCGAACGCGCGCTCGATGTCGCCGCGGAAGAGGCCGCCTGGAACGACCCCCTCTAA